In Campylobacter concisus, a single window of DNA contains:
- a CDS encoding alpha-2-macroglobulin family protein translates to MWQKVALLALLGMTNLYALSLNGTAQIKSPLSVEFGLEDKVDKNFVGMLSDKKLLLCQPALNGTVRFNNQSLLLFTKDMHAGLDYSCKLENGSTASFATKEFELTKIEKISDSKYIVKFNDEVNIEAIKNIAVKDAKFKAIELSNNSFELNLDKNLSNPVFDFGEKFESKFGAMLSGETIVNFTDEISEESVNINDNAKSLEIPEIYPASLDNGILGFRIYLKNWLDDDINLKKFINIKGVKNFSISDVKYSDNYEENSELSEYYYYIDITSDDFKPQNSYEITIKPGFGDDRNVVREESSYEVVAGNFTPFANFINNEPYISSVGEIGIRSANLPELNVSIEKLSDQNFRYFLNFNDNNEELSNFSTKVASKSYKLDGALNEISLNKIKLDFAGAGDGVYKINLNYGKGKSVSKVVYLSDIAVNAKLGKDEIFVFANRLGENTMLPNANVKIYGKKNEEIAVGATNDIGVFKFNKKDIYKDISSVVVSLGKEQNFLILKEDEALNEAKFMSQNASESIDAYVHFASNIIRPNESLKGAIYLRDRDFNPLKNMPIKIKFFDPQGKSSAEISKNTNDVGMVNFEKEILSDLSGRFNMQVIYASKVISNVPFFVESFMPNRIKNEITLERDKFFANELVRANLASNYLFGGAASELDGSMQVSFFDDEYKNSEFKEYKFKNNTLKPSAYPSFENDLTLSKDGKSSQMIDLSFSTKNASSIITGVINFNVNDDGKNVSDTKSFTLYPYKDMVGIAASTTFAEPNEDIKIRTVVVDMSSQKAVKSNLKFEIKRVTWQYQRDANGYIKWFQTLEDVDNFYKDNGEFSYKFTQSGSYVIIATNLVSGASTSLDMDVSGYNYSTLAPTKELSKSQIKLNKNIYKKGDELSADISSAIKEGIALVTLEDGGVKAYKVVKIKNNSANVKFKLDFDFSGLYVSANIYRMTDGGLTPFRTYGKVYAKADKSSRILDLSLDAPNTAKSDENIKISLKTKPKAYVNLFITDVGVLDITSQKPADPLKFFDKILPDGVLDYDIYNMLTNYKVEGKTLSFGGDMAALAMEAKMAKHASPVDSKKIKTYANLVSLQADDNGEISYEFKTPNGFNSAVRVDVVANNENSMNAVNKEILVKDDVIIKPSALVYLLKGDELNANLRLINTTNEDKNLTIKVASSKNLNIKTKENVNLKPLENKAFIFKISALEAGAGEYNITISDKNSSKTAQNLLDVVNPYTISTYAKSSVFDKESMISLPKGFHNVSIDASSSVSSVLLAASKNLVEYPYGCAEQRSSRLLALLNLKPKDELEKNDQKRFIVNGMSELIKMQKPDGSFGYWSDLSSTNAFASIYATDVLLDLEEAGYEVGKRVKQSAVNSMAKYVNSDLEALYSLYVSARANMADKSLLNKIYDHKAYNTTALNKYLMAAALKLNGLNDEAKVALKDIKKAQIADYSRDYSSFGSKMRDNAFILYLHAKYFEKNDYSDDLANFLITNLNELSSTQERAFTLRALNAYFGKNSGEKNNKFKLSYNGESKEFDGLLSVSFTAKDENFTITPLGENKLYATILSYAYVPLEIKHKIEPKELDIYRTFVDEKGKELGLDSLRVNDVVYSKIVINSKAMVKNGVINEIVSSCFEPINENLSGFNKSLKDSIELEYQSIKDDRVLSFYALDSDKREAVLYTPYRVRLGGKCSLGAVTTENMYNERQNDYDLAQRSFTVK, encoded by the coding sequence ATGTGGCAAAAAGTAGCACTTCTAGCACTTTTGGGAATGACAAATTTATATGCTTTGAGCCTAAATGGTACAGCACAGATAAAATCGCCACTAAGCGTAGAGTTTGGACTAGAAGATAAAGTAGATAAAAATTTTGTTGGTATGCTAAGCGATAAAAAGCTACTTTTGTGCCAACCAGCATTAAATGGTACGGTTAGATTCAATAATCAAAGCTTGCTACTTTTTACAAAAGATATGCACGCTGGTTTGGATTATAGCTGCAAGCTTGAAAATGGAAGCACTGCTAGTTTTGCTACGAAAGAATTTGAGCTAACAAAGATAGAAAAAATAAGCGATAGCAAATATATAGTTAAATTTAATGATGAAGTAAATATTGAAGCTATCAAAAATATTGCCGTAAAAGATGCGAAATTTAAAGCAATTGAGCTTTCTAACAATAGCTTTGAGCTTAATCTTGATAAAAATTTAAGCAATCCAGTTTTTGATTTTGGTGAAAAATTTGAGAGCAAATTTGGCGCAATGCTTTCAGGTGAAACGATAGTAAATTTTACCGATGAAATAAGCGAAGAAAGCGTAAATATAAATGATAATGCAAAGAGTCTTGAGATACCAGAAATTTATCCAGCAAGCCTTGATAATGGCATCTTAGGCTTTAGAATTTATCTAAAAAATTGGCTTGATGACGACATTAACTTAAAAAAATTTATAAACATTAAAGGTGTAAAAAACTTTAGCATTAGTGACGTTAAATATAGTGACAACTATGAAGAAAACTCAGAACTTAGCGAATATTATTACTACATTGATATTACAAGTGACGATTTTAAACCACAAAATAGTTATGAAATCACCATTAAACCCGGTTTTGGCGATGATAGAAATGTAGTAAGAGAAGAAAGTAGCTATGAAGTAGTAGCTGGCAATTTTACTCCATTTGCAAATTTTATAAATAATGAACCATATATCTCAAGCGTCGGTGAGATCGGTATTAGAAGTGCAAATTTGCCTGAGCTAAATGTAAGCATTGAAAAGCTAAGCGATCAAAATTTTAGATATTTCTTAAATTTTAATGACAATAACGAAGAGTTAAGCAACTTCAGCACAAAAGTGGCAAGCAAAAGTTATAAGCTTGATGGCGCATTAAATGAAATTTCGCTAAATAAAATCAAACTCGACTTTGCTGGAGCTGGAGACGGCGTTTATAAGATCAATTTAAACTACGGCAAAGGTAAGAGCGTCTCAAAAGTAGTCTATCTAAGTGATATTGCCGTAAATGCAAAGCTTGGCAAGGATGAAATTTTCGTATTTGCAAATCGTCTTGGCGAAAATACAATGCTTCCAAACGCAAATGTAAAAATTTATGGTAAGAAAAACGAAGAGATCGCAGTTGGTGCGACAAATGATATAGGTGTTTTTAAATTTAACAAAAAAGATATTTACAAAGATATCTCTTCGGTGGTTGTCTCTCTTGGAAAAGAGCAAAATTTTCTTATTTTAAAAGAAGACGAAGCGCTAAATGAAGCGAAATTTATGAGCCAAAATGCCAGTGAGAGTATCGATGCGTACGTTCATTTTGCTTCAAATATCATAAGACCAAATGAGAGTTTAAAGGGCGCAATCTATCTAAGGGATAGAGATTTTAATCCTTTAAAAAATATGCCTATAAAGATAAAATTTTTCGATCCGCAAGGCAAAAGTAGTGCTGAAATTTCAAAAAATACAAATGACGTTGGCATGGTAAATTTTGAAAAAGAGATACTAAGCGATCTTAGCGGTAGATTTAATATGCAAGTAATTTATGCAAGCAAAGTGATCTCAAATGTGCCATTTTTTGTTGAGAGTTTTATGCCAAATAGGATAAAAAATGAGATAACGCTTGAGAGAGATAAATTTTTTGCAAACGAGCTTGTTAGAGCCAATCTAGCTAGTAACTATCTCTTTGGTGGCGCTGCTAGCGAGCTTGATGGTAGCATGCAGGTTAGCTTTTTTGATGATGAATATAAAAATAGCGAATTTAAAGAGTATAAATTTAAAAACAATACGCTAAAACCAAGCGCTTATCCATCTTTTGAAAACGATCTTACTCTTTCAAAAGATGGCAAATCAAGCCAAATGATAGATCTTAGCTTTAGCACTAAAAATGCCTCTTCTATCATAACAGGCGTGATAAATTTCAATGTAAATGATGACGGCAAAAACGTAAGCGATACAAAAAGCTTTACTCTCTATCCTTACAAAGATATGGTTGGTATCGCAGCAAGCACGACATTTGCTGAGCCAAACGAAGATATAAAAATAAGAACGGTTGTGGTAGATATGTCAAGTCAAAAGGCCGTAAAATCAAATTTGAAATTTGAAATAAAGCGTGTTACTTGGCAATACCAAAGAGATGCAAATGGCTATATAAAGTGGTTTCAAACTCTAGAAGATGTGGATAATTTTTATAAAGATAATGGCGAGTTTAGCTATAAATTTACACAAAGTGGCTCATATGTGATCATCGCTACAAATCTAGTAAGTGGAGCAAGCACAAGTCTTGATATGGACGTAAGTGGCTACAACTACTCGACTCTAGCGCCTACAAAAGAGCTTAGCAAATCTCAAATCAAACTAAATAAAAATATCTACAAAAAAGGCGATGAACTAAGTGCTGATATAAGCTCAGCTATAAAAGAAGGTATCGCCCTTGTTACACTTGAAGATGGTGGCGTGAAAGCTTACAAGGTTGTTAAGATAAAAAACAACTCAGCAAATGTGAAATTTAAACTTGATTTTGATTTTAGCGGACTTTACGTGAGTGCAAATATCTACCGCATGACAGATGGCGGATTAACTCCTTTTAGAACTTACGGTAAGGTCTATGCTAAGGCTGATAAGTCATCAAGGATACTTGATCTAAGTCTTGATGCACCAAATACAGCAAAAAGCGATGAAAATATAAAAATTTCACTAAAAACAAAGCCAAAAGCTTATGTAAATTTATTTATCACAGATGTTGGCGTGCTTGATATAACGTCACAAAAGCCAGCCGATCCACTTAAATTTTTTGACAAAATTTTACCAGATGGCGTCTTGGATTATGACATTTATAATATGCTCACAAACTATAAGGTCGAGGGCAAAACTTTAAGCTTTGGTGGCGATATGGCGGCACTTGCTATGGAGGCAAAGATGGCAAAACATGCTAGCCCAGTCGATAGCAAAAAGATAAAAACATATGCAAATTTGGTAAGTCTTCAAGCTGACGATAATGGTGAAATTTCATACGAGTTTAAAACACCGAATGGTTTTAACTCGGCTGTCAGAGTGGACGTTGTGGCAAATAATGAAAATAGCATGAATGCGGTAAATAAAGAAATTTTAGTAAAAGATGATGTGATTATTAAGCCAAGTGCGTTAGTTTATCTGTTAAAAGGCGATGAGCTAAATGCAAACTTAAGGCTCATAAACACAACAAATGAGGATAAAAATTTAACCATAAAAGTGGCTAGCAGTAAAAATTTAAACATCAAAACAAAAGAAAATGTGAATTTAAAGCCGCTTGAAAATAAAGCCTTTATATTTAAAATTTCAGCTCTTGAAGCTGGAGCTGGCGAATACAATATAACAATAAGCGATAAAAACAGCTCGAAAACTGCTCAAAATTTACTTGATGTAGTTAATCCTTATACGATTAGCACCTATGCAAAAAGTAGCGTCTTTGACAAAGAGAGCATGATCTCTCTTCCAAAAGGCTTTCACAATGTTAGTATAGATGCGTCAAGCTCGGTCTCAAGCGTATTATTAGCAGCTTCTAAAAATTTAGTCGAGTACCCTTACGGATGTGCGGAGCAAAGGAGCTCAAGACTGCTTGCGCTTTTAAATTTAAAGCCAAAAGATGAGCTTGAAAAAAATGATCAAAAGAGATTTATTGTAAACGGAATGAGTGAGCTAATTAAGATGCAAAAACCAGATGGTAGCTTTGGCTACTGGAGCGATCTAAGTAGTACAAATGCATTTGCTTCGATCTATGCAACTGATGTACTGCTTGATCTTGAAGAGGCTGGATATGAGGTAGGCAAAAGAGTAAAACAAAGTGCTGTAAATTCAATGGCAAAATATGTAAATAGTGACCTTGAAGCGCTCTACTCTCTATATGTAAGTGCTCGTGCAAATATGGCTGACAAGTCGCTGCTAAATAAAATTTATGACCACAAAGCTTACAATACGACCGCACTTAATAAATATCTAATGGCAGCGGCTCTAAAGCTAAACGGCTTAAATGACGAAGCAAAGGTGGCGCTAAAAGATATCAAAAAAGCTCAGATAGCTGATTACAGCAGGGATTATTCTAGCTTTGGCTCAAAGATGAGAGACAATGCCTTTATCTTGTATCTGCACGCAAAATATTTTGAGAAAAACGACTACTCAGATGATCTTGCAAATTTCTTGATCACAAATTTAAATGAGCTTAGCTCAACGCAGGAGCGCGCTTTTACTCTTAGAGCGCTAAATGCCTACTTTGGCAAAAATAGCGGCGAGAAAAATAATAAATTTAAGCTTAGCTACAACGGTGAAAGTAAAGAATTTGACGGCCTTTTAAGCGTATCATTTACAGCAAAGGATGAAAATTTTACCATCACTCCACTTGGTGAAAACAAGCTATATGCCACTATTTTAAGCTACGCTTATGTGCCACTTGAGATCAAGCATAAAATAGAGCCAAAAGAGCTTGATATTTATAGAACGTTTGTTGATGAAAAAGGCAAAGAGCTAGGTCTTGA
- the pbpC gene encoding penicillin-binding protein 1C → MKKFKFLKFLALFLALMVTIFLILDQIYPLNLDALKKDEAKILLDKNGEIINMKLSSDGIWRFHEQSFPNSLKQCVVLFEDRYFYYHFGVNFASIFRAFFYNLRSDNRIGASTITMQVARMLEPGERSYKNKIREIFRAFQLELHFSKDEILNFYLNLAPYGGNIEGAKAASFFYFGKELNELSYAQAALLSTIPKNPNKNRLDRVSNINALKNRVIKMLYKANLIDLSAFRRAQAEPFKNVRAKAIVTAEDYANVAFKNQISKASLDLNLQKDMLKILKDAMFSLKAKNANNAAAVVIDNKKMSVVAFIGSHDEHARDGKNSALNMKRNTGSTLKPFIYSLALDSGLITPNSQLIDTQIYIKEYAPKNFSNDFLGIVSAKDALNFSLNIPVINLNLKLKDNSLYELLEKVNLVDENKEYYGASITLGSAEMSLLDLAHLYTIYANDGIYRPLEFAGKNYKNEEKNVTLISSQSAYLTAKMLSEASRSYLKNAWQYAQNTPKIAFKTGTSANSRDLYAIGVDENYTIAIWIGNFNASKTDKLTGLNDVSKSLFDMFKIITQKEKLRFMSEPDGIEKVPTCLDAFNYEKCKKMALDDRIKGVDLKDKCESLRGEELDFLVKNELLDKEEIQKSPCAEIFKDKKPVFAYPYDNEEIVTDENITQVMVKCYAFLGNEIYLKIDDLNFSKIENAGEKKFDLTLGEHSIKCLDQNSNQSEITIKIRR, encoded by the coding sequence ATGAAAAAGTTTAAATTTTTAAAATTCCTTGCCCTATTTTTGGCTTTAATGGTCACTATTTTTTTGATACTGGATCAAATTTATCCACTAAATTTAGACGCACTCAAAAAAGACGAAGCCAAAATTTTGCTTGATAAAAATGGCGAGATCATAAATATGAAGCTTAGTAGTGACGGAATTTGGAGATTTCACGAGCAAAGCTTCCCAAACTCGCTAAAACAATGCGTCGTGCTCTTTGAAGATAGATACTTTTACTACCATTTTGGAGTAAATTTTGCCTCCATTTTTAGAGCATTTTTTTACAACCTAAGAAGCGACAACCGCATAGGGGCCAGCACTATCACGATGCAAGTAGCCAGGATGCTTGAGCCTGGTGAGCGAAGCTATAAAAATAAGATAAGAGAAATTTTTAGAGCATTTCAGCTTGAACTTCACTTTAGTAAGGATGAAATTTTAAATTTTTATCTAAATTTAGCCCCATATGGTGGCAATATCGAGGGCGCAAAGGCGGCTAGCTTTTTTTATTTTGGAAAAGAGCTAAACGAGCTTAGCTACGCTCAGGCTGCACTTTTAAGCACGATACCCAAAAATCCAAATAAAAATAGACTTGACCGCGTTTCAAACATAAATGCCCTAAAAAACAGGGTCATAAAGATGCTTTACAAGGCAAATTTAATCGATCTTAGCGCCTTTAGAAGAGCGCAGGCTGAGCCATTTAAAAATGTAAGAGCAAAAGCTATCGTAACCGCGGAAGATTATGCAAATGTCGCTTTTAAAAACCAAATTTCAAAGGCGAGTTTGGATCTAAATTTACAAAAAGATATGCTTAAAATTTTAAAAGATGCGATGTTTTCGCTAAAGGCTAAAAATGCAAACAACGCAGCAGCCGTGGTCATTGATAATAAAAAAATGAGTGTTGTTGCCTTCATCGGCTCGCACGATGAGCACGCTCGTGACGGCAAAAACTCAGCTCTAAATATGAAGCGAAACACCGGCAGCACGCTAAAGCCTTTTATTTATTCGCTAGCACTTGATAGTGGGCTTATAACGCCAAATTCGCAGTTAATTGACACGCAAATTTATATAAAAGAGTATGCTCCAAAAAATTTTAGTAATGATTTTTTAGGTATCGTAAGCGCAAAAGATGCTCTAAATTTCAGCCTAAATATCCCAGTCATAAATTTAAACTTAAAACTAAAAGACAATTCGCTTTACGAACTACTTGAAAAGGTAAATTTGGTAGATGAAAATAAAGAGTATTATGGAGCTTCTATAACGCTTGGAAGTGCTGAAATGAGCCTGCTTGATCTTGCTCATCTTTATACTATTTATGCAAATGACGGCATTTATAGGCCGCTTGAGTTTGCTGGCAAAAACTACAAAAATGAAGAGAAAAATGTAACTCTAATCTCGTCTCAAAGTGCTTATTTAACCGCTAAAATGCTAAGTGAAGCCTCAAGATCATATCTAAAAAATGCTTGGCAGTATGCACAAAACACGCCAAAAATAGCCTTTAAAACAGGTACAAGCGCAAATTCGCGTGACCTTTATGCCATAGGTGTTGATGAAAATTACACGATTGCTATTTGGATTGGAAATTTTAATGCCAGTAAAACTGATAAATTAACAGGACTAAATGACGTATCAAAGAGCCTTTTTGATATGTTTAAGATAATCACTCAAAAAGAGAAGTTAAGATTTATGAGTGAGCCAGATGGCATTGAAAAAGTGCCAACCTGCCTTGATGCCTTTAACTATGAAAAGTGTAAAAAAATGGCACTTGATGATAGGATAAAGGGTGTAGATTTAAAAGATAAATGCGAAAGTTTAAGGGGCGAAGAGCTTGATTTTTTGGTTAAGAATGAGCTTTTGGATAAAGAAGAGATACAAAAAAGTCCTTGTGCTGAAATTTTTAAAGATAAAAAGCCAGTTTTTGCCTATCCGTATGACAATGAAGAGATAGTGACAGATGAAAATATTACACAAGTTATGGTAAAATGCTACGCGTTTTTAGGTAATGAAATTTACCTAAAAATAGATGATTTGAACTTTTCTAAGATAGAAAATGCAGGCGAAAAAAAGTTTGATCTAACTCTTGGCGAGCACAGCATAAAATGCCTTGATCAAAACTCAAATCAAAGTGAAATAACAATAAAAATAAGGAGATAA
- a CDS encoding ATP-dependent helicase: MPLSRLNKEQYTAATAPFGHNLIIASAGTGKTSTIVARIAHLLNLGVKPEKILLLTFTNKAASEMIERLNRYFDKQITSKITAGTFHSVSFSLLKSLDKGVTLKQPSELKTLLKSLVERRKFYHLSDVKPYGGAYLYDLYSLFQNSEQGTTFGKWISDKSEEQGVYAEIYEDVLEEFEAEKAKFSYADFNDLLIKMRDELKKGANLAYDEILIDEYQDTNTLQGSLIDAFATKSLFCVGDFDQSIYAFNGANIEIIGSFKDRFPNANIYALNVNYRSSSSILALANKVINNNPRLYEKHLTVSREGNFKPPRLLVYNELFDQYQNIADIISLSPFNRENIAIIFRNNSSADGIEVALKERGISSKRKGGVSFFESREIKALIDIMGIYVNPKDIMAFIHICEYAKGVGSAVSKEIFDALLKLGHGNLIKGIVEPDDSVNISSNKRRNYQLGLFDDLDEFAEVSRFSKLGFSDKFLGHPVLKLQKLSESGAQFLYEIYNFLKGMRNISKPATMINEIKTSKIYSLIVENISTKRATLKNGNVDLALKEEVKERIMAKSVVLSELAKKYQDISKFYNFLALGSNEMSEGQGVSLLSVHASKGLEFDQVFIVDLAQNRFPNLKLMSMGGSLEEERRLFYVAVTRAKDELYLSYAKYDKIKKVTYQPSRFLIEAGMAKEEA; this comes from the coding sequence ATGCCTTTATCTAGGTTAAACAAAGAACAATACACCGCCGCAACTGCGCCATTTGGACACAATCTCATCATCGCTTCAGCTGGCACTGGCAAGACTAGCACGATCGTCGCGCGCATCGCCCATCTTTTAAATTTAGGCGTAAAGCCAGAGAAAATTTTGCTTCTAACTTTCACCAACAAAGCAGCGAGCGAGATGATAGAGCGTTTAAATAGGTATTTTGACAAGCAAATCACCTCCAAAATCACCGCAGGCACCTTTCACTCGGTCTCATTTTCGCTTTTAAAAAGCCTTGATAAAGGCGTCACGCTAAAGCAGCCAAGCGAGCTAAAGACGCTTTTAAAAAGTCTTGTTGAGAGGCGTAAATTTTACCACTTAAGCGACGTCAAGCCTTATGGCGGAGCCTATCTATATGATCTTTACTCGCTATTTCAAAACAGCGAACAAGGCACAACTTTTGGCAAATGGATAAGCGATAAGAGCGAAGAGCAGGGCGTTTATGCTGAAATTTATGAAGATGTTTTAGAAGAGTTTGAGGCCGAAAAGGCTAAATTTTCTTATGCTGATTTTAACGACCTTCTCATAAAAATGCGCGATGAGCTAAAAAAGGGAGCAAATTTAGCTTATGATGAAATTTTGATCGATGAGTATCAAGACACAAACACGCTTCAAGGTAGCCTCATAGACGCATTTGCGACGAAGAGCCTATTTTGCGTGGGCGATTTTGACCAGAGCATTTACGCATTTAACGGCGCAAATATCGAGATCATTGGCTCATTTAAAGATCGCTTTCCAAACGCAAATATCTACGCTTTAAATGTAAATTACCGCTCAAGCTCAAGCATACTTGCCCTTGCAAACAAGGTCATAAATAACAATCCAAGGCTTTATGAAAAGCACCTCACAGTTAGTCGCGAGGGGAATTTTAAGCCTCCAAGGCTACTTGTCTATAACGAGCTTTTTGATCAGTATCAAAATATCGCCGACATCATCTCGCTCTCGCCATTTAATAGAGAAAATATCGCCATAATTTTTAGAAACAACTCATCAGCAGACGGCATCGAAGTCGCGCTAAAAGAGCGAGGCATCAGCTCAAAGCGAAAGGGTGGGGTGAGCTTCTTTGAGAGTCGCGAGATCAAGGCACTCATCGATATCATGGGAATTTATGTCAATCCAAAAGATATAATGGCATTTATTCACATCTGCGAATATGCAAAGGGCGTTGGTAGCGCAGTTAGCAAAGAAATTTTTGACGCACTTCTTAAGCTTGGGCATGGAAATTTGATAAAAGGGATAGTTGAGCCAGATGATAGCGTAAATATCTCATCAAATAAAAGGCGAAACTACCAGCTAGGCCTTTTTGACGACCTTGATGAATTTGCCGAGGTTTCAAGGTTTTCCAAGCTTGGCTTTAGCGATAAATTCCTAGGCCACCCAGTGCTAAAACTACAAAAGCTAAGTGAGAGTGGGGCACAGTTTTTATATGAAATTTACAACTTTTTAAAGGGCATGAGAAATATCTCAAAGCCAGCTACGATGATAAACGAGATAAAAACTAGCAAAATTTACTCGTTAATCGTCGAAAACATCAGCACAAAAAGGGCAACTTTAAAAAATGGCAACGTCGATCTAGCTCTAAAAGAAGAGGTTAAAGAGCGCATAATGGCAAAGAGCGTGGTGCTAAGCGAGCTAGCTAAAAAATATCAAGATATCAGTAAATTTTACAACTTCTTAGCCCTTGGCAGCAACGAGATGAGCGAAGGGCAGGGCGTTAGTCTACTTAGCGTGCATGCGAGCAAGGGGCTTGAGTTTGACCAAGTTTTTATCGTAGATCTCGCGCAAAACCGCTTTCCAAATTTAAAGCTAATGAGCATGGGCGGCAGC